In one window of Halomarina pelagica DNA:
- a CDS encoding DNA-directed DNA polymerase II small subunit: MPLETPRRIVGELASRGYNAEREAVTLLSRASDPAAALERALEAVPEDALKLSADHVRTALDSREPASDPSPPSRSAPSRSAPSPSDSTVSSDSTVPSDPSPPSDSSGPSSPSDSVAPATPSVSGGESPLDSDGVDVSPVETRGSARRPRTPQSAVIAGDVTGRSTGTGEYGDFVKVFRDRYERLSRKLTGRVNHRPTTAVSNMPGGEETALIGMINDVRSTASGHWLVELEDTNGVFPCLVLKDKPIADLVEELLLDEVIAVEGTLSGDGGVLFVDSLHFPDVPRTHRPNTADRHVQAALVSDVHVGSQEFLAEEWSRFAAWLHTEEAEAVEYLLLAGDMVEGVGVYPNQDEELSIVDIYEQYEAFSEYLKEVPGDVEIVMIPGNHDAVRLAEPQPAFDEELREIMSAHDARITGNPSTVTVEGVNVLMYHGVSLDEVIAELPEHKASYDEPHLAMYQLLKKRHVAPQYGGHTRLAPEERDYLVVDDVPDIFHTGHVHKLGYGKYHNVLAINSGCWQAQTDFQRSVNIDPDHAYAPIVDLDTLKLTIRDFN, translated from the coding sequence GTGCCACTGGAGACGCCGCGACGCATCGTGGGGGAACTCGCGAGTCGGGGGTACAACGCCGAACGCGAGGCGGTGACGCTCCTCTCTCGCGCGTCGGACCCGGCGGCCGCGCTGGAACGCGCGCTCGAGGCCGTCCCCGAGGACGCGCTGAAACTCTCGGCCGACCACGTTCGCACCGCGCTCGACTCGCGCGAACCGGCATCGGACCCTTCCCCACCCTCCCGTTCTGCACCCTCTCGCTCCGCACCTTCCCCATCTGATTCCACCGTCTCCTCGGACTCCACCGTCCCCTCTGATCCGTCTCCTCCATCCGACTCCTCTGGTCCATCCTCCCCGTCCGACTCCGTCGCTCCCGCAACCCCCTCCGTTTCGGGTGGAGAATCACCGCTGGATAGCGACGGTGTGGATGTCTCTCCAGTCGAAACGAGGGGGTCTGCTAGGCGTCCCCGTACCCCGCAGTCGGCGGTCATCGCCGGAGACGTCACGGGGCGGAGCACGGGGACCGGCGAGTACGGCGACTTCGTGAAGGTGTTTCGCGACCGCTACGAGCGACTCTCCCGGAAGCTCACGGGTCGCGTGAACCACCGCCCGACGACGGCCGTCTCCAACATGCCCGGCGGCGAGGAGACGGCCCTCATCGGGATGATCAACGACGTCAGATCGACCGCCAGCGGCCACTGGCTCGTCGAACTGGAGGACACCAACGGCGTCTTCCCGTGTCTCGTCCTCAAGGACAAGCCGATCGCCGACCTCGTGGAGGAACTCCTGCTCGACGAGGTGATCGCCGTCGAGGGGACGCTCTCGGGGGACGGCGGCGTCCTCTTCGTCGACTCGCTTCACTTCCCGGACGTCCCGCGCACCCACCGCCCGAACACAGCCGACCGTCACGTGCAGGCGGCGCTCGTCTCAGACGTGCACGTCGGCAGCCAGGAGTTCCTCGCCGAGGAGTGGTCGCGGTTCGCCGCCTGGCTCCACACCGAGGAGGCGGAGGCCGTCGAGTACCTCCTGCTCGCGGGCGACATGGTCGAGGGCGTCGGCGTCTACCCGAACCAGGACGAGGAGCTATCGATCGTCGACATCTACGAGCAGTACGAGGCGTTCTCGGAGTACCTGAAGGAGGTCCCCGGGGACGTGGAGATCGTGATGATCCCGGGCAACCACGACGCCGTCCGCCTCGCCGAACCGCAACCCGCCTTCGACGAGGAACTCCGGGAGATCATGAGCGCCCACGACGCCCGCATCACGGGCAACCCCTCGACCGTCACCGTCGAGGGCGTGAACGTGCTCATGTACCACGGCGTCTCGCTCGACGAGGTGATCGCGGAGCTACCGGAGCACAAGGCCTCCTACGACGAGCCACACCTCGCGATGTACCAGCTCCTGAAGAAGCGCCACGTCGCGCCCCAGTACGGCGGGCACACCCGCCTCGCGCCCGAGGAGCGCGACTACCTCGTCGTCGACGACGTACCCGACATCTTCCACACGGGCCACGTCCACAAGCTCGGCTACGGGAAGTACCACAACGTGCTCGCCATCAACTCCGGCTGCTGGCAGGCCCAGACCGACTTCCAGCGGAGCGTCAACATCGACCCCGACCACGCCTACGCGCCGATCGTGGATCTCGACACGCTCAAACTCACTATCAGGGATTTCAACTAA
- a CDS encoding S26 family signal peptidase, protein MTDSGEKGDRPVGLGWVRWLLTTDHDAVAYAREVAGSVAAVLLVGFLLFAVSGVWPPLVAIESESMEPHIQKGDLVFVMEEERFAGDGAITVNGDSTGVVTYQVGRETGYTKFAEPGDVIVYRPDGSERATPIIHRARFWVNEGENWYDEANPEYLGTADNCEELPACPAPNAGFITKGDNPRTNPQYDQVAGIASRPVHPSWVIGTAEFRVPLLGNIRLLFTQLFFGGGTVSALVVSLGGLGVIGVGFLTRDRSEGEEGREGDQSDQSDEGDQSERESRHEGEPEGRDGADLDPGESDLDPGGTDSTEATGSIEATDATEGTDASEGTDAKSDHRDDERR, encoded by the coding sequence ATGACAGATTCCGGTGAGAAGGGCGACCGACCGGTCGGACTCGGATGGGTTCGCTGGCTTCTCACCACCGACCACGACGCCGTCGCGTACGCGCGCGAGGTCGCTGGAAGCGTCGCTGCCGTCCTGCTCGTCGGCTTCCTCCTGTTCGCCGTCAGTGGCGTGTGGCCCCCGCTGGTGGCCATCGAGAGCGAGAGCATGGAACCGCACATACAGAAGGGCGACCTCGTGTTCGTGATGGAGGAAGAGCGCTTCGCGGGCGACGGGGCGATCACGGTGAACGGCGACTCGACCGGCGTGGTCACCTACCAGGTCGGTCGGGAGACCGGCTACACCAAGTTCGCCGAACCGGGCGACGTCATCGTGTATCGACCCGACGGGAGCGAGCGAGCGACGCCGATCATCCACCGGGCGCGCTTCTGGGTGAACGAGGGCGAGAACTGGTACGACGAGGCCAACCCCGAGTACCTCGGCACCGCCGACAACTGCGAGGAACTCCCCGCCTGTCCCGCCCCCAACGCGGGCTTCATCACCAAGGGGGACAACCCCCGGACCAACCCGCAGTACGATCAGGTCGCGGGCATCGCGAGCAGGCCCGTCCACCCGAGCTGGGTCATCGGCACCGCCGAGTTCCGCGTCCCCCTCCTGGGCAACATCCGCCTGCTGTTCACCCAGCTGTTCTTCGGCGGCGGAACGGTCTCGGCGCTCGTCGTCTCCCTCGGCGGACTCGGCGTGATCGGCGTCGGCTTCCTCACGCGCGATCGGTCCGAGGGTGAGGAGGGGCGCGAAGGTGACCAGAGCGACCAGAGCGACGAGGGCGACCAGAGTGAGCGAGAATCGAGACACGAGGGCGAACCGGAGGGCCGAGACGGAGCGGACCTCGATCCCGGCGAGTCGGACCTCGATCCGGGAGGAACGGACTCGACCGAAGCTACGGGCTCGATCGAAGCTACGGACGCGACCGAAGGGACGGACGCGTCCGAGGGGACGGACGCGAAATCGGACCACCGCGACGACGAACGTCGCTGA
- a CDS encoding AAA family ATPase: MTDEDPDGSRSSASDDGRSATDDVSASAETDGSPDGTAGDGDEGADSTEANSTTPSAGTPSADAPSADTPSTGATPPEATLPDATSTDATSTDATARETSTDDRPTTDDGRATDDRPTPDEDVDGSNDDADGSSGSTSPASGGVATGDSFSFSGTGGAFSDRGLADDADEASPGLFDDLLSGEPIFENKEVLRPSYTPRRLPHREEQINNMATILVTALRGETPSNILIYGKTGTGKTASAKFVSEELETTSQKYEVPCEVQYINCEVTDTQYRVLAQLANKFIDENRERIDAHLERLVDLRDRVEDGEATLEGTDFPDLDTLRARVEKLEADREEFEPVPMTGWPTDRVYSTFFEAVDYQERVVVIMLDEIDKLVEKSGDDTLYNLSRMNSELQNSRVSIMGISNDLKFTDFLDPRVKSSLGEEEIVFPPYDANQLRDILQARADVAFKDDALSEDVIPLCAAFAAQEHGDARRALDLLRTAGELAERDRTERINEAHVRRAQEKIELDRVVEVVRTLPTQSKLVLYAVILLERNGVHNINTGEVFNIYKRLCAEIDMDVLTQRRVTDLISELDMLGIVNAVVVSKGRYGRTKEMSLSVPLEETEAVLLSDSRLGDVEEAQPFVQARFDDN; this comes from the coding sequence ATGACCGACGAAGACCCGGACGGATCACGATCGAGTGCCTCCGACGACGGGCGATCCGCCACTGACGACGTATCCGCGTCGGCCGAGACCGACGGTTCACCGGACGGAACCGCCGGCGACGGCGACGAGGGAGCAGACTCGACGGAGGCGAACTCGACGACTCCGTCGGCAGGCACGCCGTCAGCGGACGCGCCGTCAGCGGACACGCCGTCGACAGGGGCGACTCCACCCGAAGCTACTCTACCGGACGCGACTTCGACGGACGCGACTTCGACGGACGCGACCGCGAGAGAGACGTCGACCGACGACAGGCCGACGACCGACGACGGGCGGGCGACCGACGACAGGCCGACGCCGGACGAGGACGTCGACGGTTCGAACGACGATGCCGACGGTTCGAGTGGCTCGACGTCTCCCGCGAGCGGGGGGGTGGCCACGGGTGACTCGTTCTCGTTCTCCGGTACGGGTGGGGCCTTCTCCGACCGCGGGCTCGCGGACGACGCGGACGAGGCCTCGCCGGGACTGTTCGACGACCTGTTGAGCGGCGAGCCGATCTTCGAGAACAAGGAGGTGCTCAGGCCCTCTTACACGCCTCGACGCCTCCCGCACCGGGAAGAGCAGATCAACAACATGGCGACGATCCTCGTCACCGCGTTACGGGGTGAGACGCCCTCGAACATCCTCATCTACGGGAAGACGGGGACGGGCAAGACCGCGAGCGCGAAGTTCGTCAGCGAGGAGCTGGAGACCACCTCCCAGAAGTACGAGGTGCCCTGCGAGGTGCAGTACATCAACTGCGAGGTGACGGACACGCAGTATCGCGTGCTCGCGCAGCTCGCGAACAAGTTCATCGACGAGAACAGAGAGCGGATCGACGCGCACCTCGAACGGCTCGTCGATCTCCGCGATCGCGTGGAGGACGGCGAGGCGACCCTCGAGGGAACGGACTTCCCTGATCTCGACACTCTCCGCGCGCGCGTAGAGAAACTCGAAGCCGACCGCGAGGAGTTCGAGCCGGTCCCGATGACCGGCTGGCCGACCGACCGGGTCTACTCGACGTTCTTCGAGGCGGTCGACTACCAGGAGCGCGTCGTCGTCATCATGCTCGACGAGATCGACAAGCTCGTCGAGAAGAGCGGGGACGACACGCTTTACAACCTCTCGCGGATGAACTCCGAACTCCAGAACTCGCGAGTTTCTATCATGGGCATCTCCAACGACCTGAAGTTCACCGACTTCCTCGACCCGCGCGTCAAGTCGAGCCTCGGGGAGGAGGAGATCGTCTTCCCGCCCTACGACGCCAATCAGCTCCGCGACATCCTCCAGGCGCGCGCCGACGTCGCGTTCAAGGACGACGCGCTCTCGGAGGACGTCATCCCGCTCTGTGCGGCGTTCGCCGCGCAGGAACACGGCGACGCGCGGCGCGCGCTCGACCTCCTGCGCACGGCTGGCGAACTCGCCGAGCGCGACCGCACGGAGCGCATCAACGAGGCGCACGTCCGGCGCGCCCAGGAGAAGATCGAACTCGACCGCGTGGTCGAGGTGGTCCGCACCCTGCCCACACAGTCGAAACTCGTCCTCTACGCCGTCATCCTGCTCGAACGAAACGGCGTCCACAACATCAACACCGGCGAGGTGTTCAACATCTACAAGCGCCTCTGCGCGGAGATCGACATGGACGTGCTCACCCAGCGGCGCGTCACCGACCTCATCAGCGAACTCGACATGCTCGGCATCGTCAACGCCGTGGTGGTGAGCAAGGGGCGCTACGGGCGCACCAAGGAGATGAGCCTCTCGGTCCCGCTCGAAGAGACGGAGGCCGTCCTCCTCAGCGACTCCCGACTGGGGGACGTCGAGGAGGCCCAGCCGTTCGTCCAGGCGCGCTTCGACGATAACTGA